In Pseudomonas alcaliphila JAB1, a single window of DNA contains:
- a CDS encoding isocitrate lyase, with translation MSAYQNDIKAVAALKEKFGSSWSAINPESVARMRAQNRFKTGLEIAQYTADIMRKDMEEYDADSSVYTQSLGCWHGFIGQQKLISIKKHLKTTNKRYLYLSGWMVAALRSDFGPLPDQSMHEKTAVSDLIEELYTFLRQADSRELDLLFTALDAAREAGDHAKAAEIQSQIDNHETHIVPIIADIDAGFGNPEATYLLAKRMIEAGACCIQIENQVSDEKQCGHQDGKVTVPHADFLAKIAAVRYAFLELGIDNGVIVARTDSLGAGLTKQIAVTNEPGDLGDLYNSFLDCEEVSAADLGNGDVVINRGGKLLRPKRLPSNLFQFRAGTGEDRCVLDCITSLQNGADLLWIETEKPHVGQIKAMVDRIREVIPNAKLVYNNSPSFNWTLNFRQQVFDAMVAEGKDVSAYDRAKLMSVEYDETELAQVADEKIRTFQRDGSAHAGIFHHLITLPTYHTAALSTDNLAKGYFADQGMLAYVKGVQRQELRQGIACVKHQNMAGSDIGDNHKEYFAGEAALKASGKDNTMNQFH, from the coding sequence ATGTCCGCATATCAAAACGACATCAAGGCTGTAGCCGCTCTGAAAGAGAAGTTCGGCAGCAGCTGGAGCGCTATCAACCCCGAGTCCGTCGCCCGTATGCGCGCTCAGAACCGCTTCAAGACCGGTCTGGAAATCGCTCAGTACACCGCTGACATCATGCGCAAGGACATGGAAGAGTACGACGCCGACTCCTCCGTCTACACCCAGTCGCTGGGCTGCTGGCACGGCTTCATCGGTCAGCAGAAGCTGATCTCGATCAAGAAGCACCTGAAGACCACCAACAAGCGCTACCTCTACCTGTCCGGCTGGATGGTTGCCGCCCTGCGCTCCGACTTCGGCCCGCTGCCGGATCAGTCGATGCACGAGAAGACCGCCGTCTCCGACCTGATCGAAGAGCTGTACACCTTCCTGCGCCAGGCTGACAGCCGCGAGCTGGATCTGCTGTTCACCGCCCTGGACGCTGCTCGTGAAGCTGGCGACCACGCCAAGGCCGCTGAAATCCAGAGCCAGATCGACAACCACGAAACCCACATCGTGCCGATCATCGCCGACATCGACGCTGGCTTCGGTAACCCGGAAGCCACCTACCTGCTGGCCAAGCGCATGATCGAAGCAGGCGCCTGCTGCATCCAGATCGAGAACCAGGTTTCCGACGAGAAGCAGTGCGGCCACCAAGACGGTAAAGTGACCGTTCCTCACGCCGACTTCCTGGCCAAGATCGCAGCCGTTCGCTACGCCTTCCTCGAGTTGGGCATCGACAACGGCGTGATCGTTGCTCGTACCGACTCCCTGGGCGCCGGCCTGACCAAGCAGATCGCCGTAACCAACGAGCCGGGCGACCTGGGCGACCTGTACAACAGCTTCCTGGATTGCGAAGAAGTGTCCGCTGCCGATCTGGGCAACGGCGACGTCGTGATCAACCGCGGCGGCAAGCTGCTGCGTCCGAAGCGTCTGCCGTCCAACCTGTTCCAGTTCCGCGCTGGCACCGGCGAAGACCGCTGCGTACTGGACTGCATCACCAGCCTGCAGAACGGCGCCGACCTGCTGTGGATCGAGACCGAGAAGCCGCACGTTGGCCAGATCAAAGCCATGGTTGACCGCATCCGTGAAGTCATCCCGAATGCCAAGCTGGTGTACAACAACAGCCCGTCCTTCAACTGGACGCTGAACTTCCGTCAGCAGGTGTTCGACGCCATGGTTGCCGAAGGCAAGGACGTTTCCGCCTACGACCGCGCCAAGCTGATGAGCGTCGAGTACGACGAGACCGAATTGGCCCAGGTTGCCGACGAGAAGATCCGCACCTTCCAGCGCGATGGTTCGGCCCACGCCGGCATCTTCCACCACCTGATCACCCTGCCGACCTACCACACTGCCGCACTGTCCACCGACAACCTGGCCAAGGGCTACTTCGCCGATCAGGGCATGCTGGCCTACGTGAAAGGCGTGCAGCGTCAGGAACTGCGTCAGGGTATCGCCTGCGTCAAGCACCAGAACATGGCTGGCTCCGACATCGGCGACAACCACAAGGAGTACTTCGCTGGCGAAGCCGCTCTGAAGGCGAGCGGTAAAGACAACACCATGAACCAGTTCCACTAA
- a CDS encoding secretin N-terminal domain-containing protein, with protein MTLRTLFAALLLGLCLPLQAATEVIPLNYRTADDVLGVVQSMLGNEGKVSAYGNQLIVNASPAKIGEVRVLLQQLDTRPRRLLITVESADSNYQNDRGYRVDGTLSAGNAEVQVGRGEVNGRDQVRIIRRSTDSRGGGTQQVQATEGYPALIQVGQSVPLTTTSTGPYGQVYQDTQYRDVTRGFYVTASLSGELVHVAISSQRDRVSNSHPGVIDVQSTDTRVSGRLGEWITLGGVSEETSSSGRDVLRRHTTQGREDMSLRLKVEAID; from the coding sequence ATGACCCTGCGCACGCTGTTCGCCGCCCTGCTTCTCGGCCTGTGCCTGCCGCTGCAAGCGGCCACCGAGGTAATCCCACTGAATTACCGCACTGCCGATGACGTACTCGGCGTGGTGCAGTCGATGCTCGGCAACGAGGGCAAGGTCAGCGCCTATGGCAACCAACTGATCGTCAATGCGTCACCGGCCAAGATCGGTGAAGTGCGCGTGTTGTTGCAGCAACTCGACACCCGCCCGCGTCGCCTCCTGATCACGGTGGAGAGCGCCGACAGCAATTACCAGAACGACCGCGGCTATCGCGTCGATGGCACGCTCAGTGCCGGCAATGCCGAAGTACAGGTCGGCCGCGGCGAAGTGAACGGTCGCGACCAGGTGCGCATCATCCGCCGCAGCACCGACAGCCGTGGCGGCGGCACCCAGCAGGTACAGGCCACCGAAGGTTATCCAGCGCTGATTCAGGTTGGCCAGAGCGTGCCGCTGACCACCACCAGTACCGGTCCTTACGGCCAGGTCTACCAGGATACCCAGTACCGCGACGTGACCCGCGGCTTCTACGTAACGGCCAGCCTCTCTGGCGAACTGGTCCACGTTGCCATCAGCAGCCAACGCGATCGCGTCAGCAACAGCCACCCCGGCGTGATCGATGTGCAAAGCACCGATACCCGCGTCAGCGGCCGACTCGGCGAGTGGATTACCCTGGGTGGCGTCAGCGAGGAAACCAGCTCCAGCGGCCGTGACGTGTTGCGCCGACACACTACCCAGGGCCGCGAGGACATGTCGCTGCGCCTGAAGGTCGAAGCGATCGACTGA
- a CDS encoding histone acetyltransferase HPA2, producing the protein MNDKDAPVEPIDTPDPIELAAIEFESPGRFAVHNPEPITPDAAQWEPAPFILGQHERLERFSQPQQARAHILALIQQAQRSLCLYSDDLEPWLYHHSSVQQACTRFLLSSPRARLRILLRDPTRAVKEGHRLLALSRRLSSNLHIRKLNPDYANEELAFLIADDRGLFVRPELDQQSGYTLYNDPARVRQRQTQFEQAWDTSITDPDLRSFLL; encoded by the coding sequence ATGAACGACAAAGACGCCCCGGTCGAACCGATCGATACGCCAGATCCCATTGAACTGGCTGCTATCGAATTCGAGTCGCCGGGGCGTTTTGCCGTGCACAACCCCGAGCCCATCACGCCGGATGCGGCGCAATGGGAGCCGGCCCCGTTCATACTCGGCCAGCACGAGCGTCTGGAGCGTTTCAGCCAGCCCCAGCAGGCTCGCGCCCATATCCTGGCGCTGATCCAGCAGGCGCAGCGCAGCCTGTGCCTGTACAGCGATGACCTGGAGCCCTGGCTCTATCACCACAGCAGCGTGCAACAGGCCTGTACCCGATTCCTGCTGAGCAGCCCACGGGCGCGCCTGCGCATCCTGCTGCGCGACCCGACCCGCGCCGTGAAGGAAGGTCATCGCCTGCTCGCCCTGTCTCGCCGCTTGTCCTCCAACCTGCATATCCGCAAACTCAATCCGGATTACGCCAACGAGGAACTCGCCTTCCTGATCGCCGATGACAGAGGCCTGTTCGTGCGGCCTGAACTCGATCAACAATCCGGCTACACCCTGTACAACGATCCGGCGCGCGTGCGCCAACGCCAAACCCAGTTCGAACAGGCCTGGGATACCAGCATCACCGACCCTGATCTGCGGAGCTTTCTGCTATGA
- a CDS encoding GNAT family N-acetyltransferase has product MSEISVRVADWHRDNVELRRIRDSVFVAEQSVPPELEWDAEDTDAVHFLAEEGDYPVGTARLLPDGHIGRVSVLKDWRGLKVGEKLMQAVIAEAEKRGLHQQMLTAQVHATPFYERLGFRIVSDEYLDAGIPHVDMVRSSQ; this is encoded by the coding sequence ATGAGTGAGATCTCCGTCCGAGTCGCGGACTGGCATAGGGACAATGTCGAGCTTCGTCGTATCCGCGACAGCGTATTCGTCGCCGAGCAATCGGTGCCGCCGGAACTGGAGTGGGACGCCGAGGATACTGACGCCGTGCACTTTCTCGCCGAGGAAGGTGATTACCCGGTGGGGACCGCGCGCCTGCTGCCCGATGGCCATATCGGCCGTGTCTCGGTGCTCAAGGACTGGCGCGGCCTCAAGGTCGGCGAAAAGCTGATGCAGGCGGTGATCGCCGAAGCGGAAAAACGCGGCCTGCACCAGCAAATGCTCACCGCTCAGGTGCACGCCACGCCGTTCTATGAAAGGCTAGGCTTCAGGATTGTCAGCGACGAGTACCTCGACGCCGGCATACCGCACGTGGATATGGTGCGCAGCAGCCAGTAG
- a CDS encoding cupin domain-containing protein produces the protein MNPDTPLQLLGGLTAREFLRDYWQKKPLLVRQAVPDFESPISPDELAGLALEEEVESRLVIEHGERPWELQRGPFNEDTFQDLPERDWTLLVQAVDQFVPEVAELLEDFKFLPKWRIDDLMISFAAPGGGVGPHFDNYDVFLLQAHGHRRWQIGQMCDADSPLLPHADLKILAQFEPTDEWVLAPGDMLYLPPCLAHCGTAEDDCMTYSVGFRAPSAAEVLTHFTDFLGQFLPDEERYSDADIQPSEDPNQIQRDALERLKALLNEHMSDERLLMTWFGQFMTEPKYPELVAGIEIEEEDFLGALEDGAILIRNPSARMAWSEVGEDLVLFASGQSRLVSARLRELLKLICSADALHVENLGAWLADDEGRTLLWELVKQGSLGFADE, from the coding sequence ATGAATCCTGATACTCCGCTGCAATTGCTGGGCGGCCTCACAGCCCGTGAGTTCCTGCGCGACTACTGGCAGAAGAAGCCGCTGCTGGTGCGCCAAGCGGTGCCTGACTTCGAAAGCCCGATCAGCCCAGACGAACTGGCTGGCCTGGCGCTGGAAGAAGAGGTCGAGTCGCGCCTGGTGATCGAGCACGGGGAACGCCCCTGGGAGCTGCAGCGCGGCCCGTTCAACGAGGACACCTTCCAGGACCTGCCCGAGCGCGACTGGACCCTGCTGGTACAAGCCGTCGACCAGTTCGTCCCGGAAGTGGCCGAGCTGCTGGAGGACTTCAAGTTCCTGCCCAAGTGGCGCATCGACGACTTGATGATCAGCTTCGCTGCCCCCGGTGGCGGCGTCGGCCCGCATTTCGACAACTACGACGTATTCCTGCTGCAGGCTCATGGCCATCGCCGCTGGCAAATTGGCCAGATGTGCGATGCCGACAGCCCGCTGCTCCCCCACGCCGATCTGAAGATCCTGGCTCAATTCGAACCAACCGATGAATGGGTGCTGGCACCCGGCGACATGCTCTACCTGCCGCCATGCCTCGCCCACTGTGGCACCGCTGAGGATGATTGCATGACCTATTCCGTGGGCTTCCGCGCGCCGAGCGCCGCCGAAGTACTGACCCATTTCACCGACTTCCTCGGCCAGTTCCTGCCCGACGAAGAGCGTTACAGCGATGCCGACATCCAGCCGAGCGAGGATCCCAACCAGATCCAGCGCGACGCCCTGGAGCGCCTCAAGGCCCTGCTCAACGAGCACATGAGCGACGAGCGCCTGCTGATGACCTGGTTCGGCCAGTTCATGACCGAGCCCAAGTACCCGGAGCTGGTCGCTGGCATCGAGATCGAGGAAGAGGACTTCCTCGGCGCTCTGGAAGACGGCGCGATCCTCATCCGCAACCCCAGCGCGCGCATGGCCTGGTCGGAAGTCGGCGAAGACCTGGTGCTGTTCGCCAGCGGCCAGAGCCGCCTGGTTTCCGCCCGCCTGCGCGAGCTGCTGAAGCTGATCTGCAGCGCCGATGCGTTACATGTGGAAAACCTCGGCGCCTGGCTGGCCGACGACGAGGGGCGTACCCTGCTATGGGAACTGGTCAAGCAAGGCAGCCTGGGATTTGCCGATGAGTGA
- the purB gene encoding adenylosuccinate lyase, with amino-acid sequence MQLSSLTAVSPVDGRYAGKTSALRPIFSEYGLIRSRVLVEVRWLQRLAAHEGIPEVAPFSAEANALLNELAENFAVEHAERVKEIERTTNHDVKAVEYLLKEQAAKLPELNKVSEFIHFACTSEDINNLSHALMLREGRDSVLLPLMKQLAGAIRELAVKFADVPMLSRTHGQPASPTTLGKELANVVYRLERQIAQVAAVPLLGKINGAVGNYNAHLSAYPSIDWEANARQFIEGDLGLSWNPYTTQIEPHDYIAELFDAIARFNTILIDFDRDVWGYISLGYFKQKTVAGEIGSSTMPHKVNPIDFENSEGNLGIANAIFQHLASKLPISRWQRDLTDSTVLRNLGVGFAHSVIAYEASLKGISKLELNAQKIAEDLDTCWEVLAEPIQTVMRRYAIENPYEKLKELTRGKGISPEALLAFIDGLDMPTAAKEELKQLTPARYIGNAVAQAKRI; translated from the coding sequence ATGCAGCTTTCCTCGCTCACCGCGGTTTCCCCCGTCGACGGCCGCTACGCCGGCAAAACCAGCGCCCTGCGCCCTATCTTCAGCGAATACGGTCTGATCCGTAGCCGCGTACTGGTCGAAGTGCGCTGGCTGCAGCGCCTGGCTGCCCACGAAGGCATCCCGGAAGTCGCGCCCTTCTCCGCCGAAGCCAACGCCCTGCTCAACGAGCTGGCCGAGAACTTCGCCGTCGAGCACGCCGAACGCGTCAAGGAAATCGAGCGCACCACCAACCACGACGTCAAGGCCGTGGAATACCTGCTCAAGGAACAGGCTGCCAAGCTGCCAGAACTGAACAAGGTCAGCGAGTTCATTCACTTCGCCTGCACCAGCGAGGACATCAACAACCTGTCCCACGCTCTGATGCTGCGCGAAGGCCGTGACAGCGTCCTGCTGCCGCTGATGAAACAACTGGCAGGCGCCATCCGTGAGCTGGCGGTGAAGTTCGCTGACGTGCCGATGTTGTCGCGCACCCATGGCCAGCCGGCCTCGCCGACCACCCTGGGCAAGGAACTGGCCAACGTCGTCTACCGCCTGGAGCGCCAGATCGCTCAGGTCGCGGCTGTACCGCTGCTGGGCAAGATCAACGGCGCCGTGGGCAACTACAACGCGCACCTGTCGGCCTACCCGAGCATCGACTGGGAAGCCAACGCCCGCCAGTTCATCGAAGGTGACCTGGGCCTGAGCTGGAACCCCTACACCACCCAGATCGAGCCGCACGACTACATCGCCGAGCTGTTCGACGCCATCGCCCGCTTCAACACCATCCTGATCGACTTCGACCGCGACGTCTGGGGCTACATCTCCCTCGGTTACTTCAAGCAGAAGACCGTGGCCGGCGAAATCGGCTCCTCGACCATGCCGCACAAGGTCAACCCGATCGACTTCGAAAACTCCGAGGGCAACCTGGGTATCGCCAACGCGATCTTCCAGCACCTGGCCAGCAAGCTGCCGATCTCCCGCTGGCAGCGTGACCTGACCGACTCCACCGTACTGCGCAACCTGGGTGTCGGCTTCGCTCACAGCGTCATCGCTTACGAGGCAAGCCTCAAGGGAATCAGCAAGTTGGAGCTCAACGCTCAGAAAATCGCTGAAGACCTGGACACCTGCTGGGAAGTGCTCGCCGAGCCGATCCAGACCGTCATGCGCCGTTATGCCATCGAGAACCCGTACGAGAAGCTCAAGGAGCTGACCCGCGGCAAGGGCATCAGCCCCGAGGCCCTGCTGGCCTTCATCGACGGCCTGGACATGCCGACCGCCGCCAAGGAAGAGCTCAAGCAACTGACCCCGGCGCGCTACATCGGTAACGCCGTGGCCCAGGCCAAGCGGATCTAA
- a CDS encoding DMT family transporter: protein MEPASRSVKPLQGALLLALSALLFAFTGVGIREISSSVNNESVVFFRNLVGVLFFLPLLLVRGVRPLRTTRLKSHLWRTTYGLAAMYCFFYAIAHLPLADAMLFTYSAPVFTPLIAHIWLKEPLTRRMLVSSLIGLCGVLLVAKPSTALFEGPALFGLAASLLAAFAFVSIREMSDSEPATRIVFYFSLFSALFSAIPLTWSWQPLDTTQLSWLLGIGLLATASQVIMSRAYGLAPPGLIGPVAYLAIVFAGIIAWLLWGETPDSLSLLGAALIFAASLLSVARRRT from the coding sequence ATGGAACCCGCCAGCCGCAGCGTAAAACCCCTACAGGGTGCCCTGCTGCTGGCGCTCTCGGCGCTGCTGTTCGCCTTCACCGGCGTCGGCATCCGCGAGATATCCAGCAGCGTCAACAACGAGTCAGTGGTGTTCTTCCGCAACCTGGTCGGCGTGTTGTTCTTCCTGCCTTTGCTACTGGTGCGCGGCGTTCGCCCGTTGCGCACGACCCGCCTGAAATCCCACCTGTGGCGCACCACCTACGGCCTGGCGGCGATGTACTGCTTCTTCTACGCCATCGCCCACCTGCCGTTAGCCGACGCCATGCTGTTCACCTACTCGGCGCCGGTGTTCACCCCGCTGATCGCACATATCTGGCTGAAGGAGCCGCTGACTCGACGCATGCTGGTCAGCAGCCTGATCGGTTTGTGCGGCGTGCTGCTGGTGGCCAAACCCAGCACCGCCCTGTTCGAGGGGCCCGCCCTGTTTGGCCTGGCCGCCAGCCTGCTGGCGGCCTTCGCCTTCGTCTCCATCCGCGAAATGAGCGACAGCGAACCGGCCACGCGCATCGTCTTCTATTTCTCGCTGTTCAGTGCACTGTTCTCCGCCATCCCGCTGACCTGGAGCTGGCAACCACTGGATACCACGCAACTGAGCTGGCTGCTGGGCATCGGCCTGCTGGCCACCGCCAGCCAGGTGATCATGTCGCGCGCCTACGGCCTGGCGCCGCCGGGGCTGATAGGGCCGGTCGCCTACCTGGCCATCGTCTTCGCCGGCATCATCGCCTGGCTGCTCTGGGGCGAGACGCCAGACTCCCTGTCACTGCTCGGCGCGGCGCTGATCTTTGCCGCCAGTCTGTTATCGGTCGCACGACGCAGGACATAG
- the hflD gene encoding high frequency lysogenization protein HflD, with translation MSPLQEQLVALGAVFEAAVLADKIARTGQVSEASMGCMLGSLLVRDPKSTLDVYGGDDLNLRDGYRALISSLERNPSALQREPLRYALAMIGLERQLDKRGDMLQVMGSRLDQIQQQVEHFGLVHDNVIAACGGLYQDTISTFRQRIQVHGDMRFLQQPNNAAKIRALLLAGIRSARLWRQLGGHRWQLVFSRSKLLKELYELTRN, from the coding sequence ATGAGCCCGCTGCAGGAGCAACTGGTTGCCCTGGGCGCCGTATTCGAAGCCGCCGTACTGGCCGACAAGATCGCCCGCACCGGCCAGGTCAGCGAAGCCTCTATGGGCTGCATGCTGGGCAGCCTGCTGGTGCGCGACCCGAAAAGCACGCTGGACGTATACGGCGGCGATGACCTCAACCTGCGCGACGGTTATCGCGCGCTGATCAGCTCGCTGGAGCGTAATCCATCCGCCCTGCAGCGCGAGCCGCTGCGCTATGCGCTGGCGATGATCGGCCTCGAGCGGCAACTGGACAAGCGCGGCGACATGCTGCAGGTGATGGGCAGCCGCCTGGATCAGATCCAGCAACAGGTCGAGCATTTCGGCCTGGTCCATGACAACGTCATCGCTGCGTGCGGCGGCCTGTATCAGGACACCATCAGCACCTTCCGCCAGCGCATTCAGGTGCATGGCGACATGCGCTTCCTACAGCAACCGAACAACGCCGCAAAGATCCGTGCCCTGCTGCTCGCTGGCATTCGCTCGGCGCGCCTATGGCGCCAGCTCGGCGGCCACCGCTGGCAGTTGGTGTTCAGCCGCAGCAAACTGCTCAAAGAACTCTACGAACTGACGCGAAACTGA
- the mnmA gene encoding tRNA 2-thiouridine(34) synthase MnmA produces the protein MQAPSTQRVIVGMSGGVDSSVSALLLMEQGYQVEGLFMKNWDEDDGTEYCTAMDDLADAQAVCDRIGIKLHTANFAAEYWDNVFEHFLAEYKAGRTPNPDILCNREIKFKAFLDYALSLGADLIATGHYVRRRDIDGRTELLKGLDPNKDQSYFLHAVGGEQIAKTLFPVGELEKPQVRAIAEKYELATAKKKDSTGICFIGERRFSDFLKQYLPAQPGDIETTDGQVIGRHHGLMYHTIGQRQGLGIGGLKDASDDPWYVLRKDLTRNVLIVGQGNEHPWLFSRALLASDIYWVNPVDLSSPRRLTAKVRYRQSDQHCTLEKSENGYRAVFAEPQRAVTPGQSVVFYDGEVCLGGGVIETAEAWYEDAR, from the coding sequence ATGCAAGCACCTAGCACCCAACGCGTGATCGTCGGCATGTCCGGCGGTGTCGACTCGTCCGTTTCCGCCCTGCTATTGATGGAGCAGGGTTACCAGGTCGAAGGCCTGTTCATGAAGAACTGGGACGAAGACGACGGCACCGAATACTGCACCGCCATGGACGACCTGGCCGACGCCCAGGCCGTTTGCGATCGCATCGGCATCAAGTTGCACACCGCCAACTTCGCCGCAGAATACTGGGACAATGTGTTCGAGCATTTCCTGGCCGAATACAAAGCCGGACGTACGCCGAACCCGGATATCCTGTGTAACCGCGAGATCAAGTTCAAAGCCTTCCTCGACTACGCCCTGAGCCTCGGCGCCGACCTGATCGCCACCGGCCACTACGTGCGTCGCCGCGATATCGATGGCCGTACCGAGCTGCTCAAGGGCCTGGACCCGAACAAGGACCAGAGCTACTTCCTGCATGCCGTCGGCGGCGAGCAGATCGCCAAGACCCTGTTCCCGGTCGGTGAGCTGGAAAAGCCGCAGGTGCGCGCCATTGCCGAGAAGTACGAGCTGGCCACGGCGAAGAAGAAGGACTCCACCGGTATCTGCTTTATCGGCGAGCGCCGCTTCAGCGACTTCCTCAAGCAATACCTGCCGGCGCAGCCGGGCGATATCGAAACCACTGACGGCCAGGTCATCGGCCGCCACCACGGCCTGATGTACCACACCATCGGTCAGCGCCAGGGCCTCGGTATCGGCGGCCTCAAGGACGCCAGCGATGACCCCTGGTACGTGCTGCGCAAGGACCTGACGCGCAACGTGCTGATCGTCGGCCAGGGCAACGAACACCCCTGGCTGTTCTCCCGTGCCCTGCTCGCCTCGGACATCTACTGGGTCAACCCGGTGGACCTGAGCAGCCCGCGTCGCCTGACCGCCAAGGTGCGCTACCGCCAGAGCGATCAGCACTGCACTCTGGAGAAGTCCGAGAACGGCTACCGCGCCGTGTTCGCTGAGCCGCAGCGCGCCGTCACCCCCGGTCAGTCCGTGGTGTTCTATGACGGCGAGGTGTGCCTCGGCGGCGGCGTGATCGAAACCGCAGAAGCCTGGTACGAGGACGCCCGATGA